Proteins encoded in a region of the Stieleria neptunia genome:
- a CDS encoding Na+/H+ antiporter NhaA, whose translation MFLVLGSLAALLWANADGLFSGHSYHNFVHVNLWPLAGSGHGDHGGHGLTFHFVVNDILMALFFAIAAKEVWESILPGGALSNMRTAATPLLATAGGVVGPSVVYLVGAVAVGQYSELGNGWAIPCATDIAFSYLIARLIFGNGHPAISFLLLLAIADDALGLAILAVFYPSSEVSLAWLGLTAIAVATGLGFKRSGIRNFWWYLAIPGIMSWVSFYMAGIHAALGLVPIIATLPHANTDAGIFAESGEETDTLNQFEHWWKEPVELILGLFALVNAGVVLSSVGAGTWLVTMGLFVGKPLGIFAFSYFAVRVLKLDLPGGMNLKHVAVIGCIASLGFTVALFVSTAAFPNPGPIQDSVKMGALLSFLAPVSALATAWLMGIRPAFLGGEEEGKV comes from the coding sequence ATGTTTCTCGTGTTGGGCTCGCTGGCCGCGTTGTTATGGGCCAACGCTGATGGATTGTTTTCCGGGCATTCGTATCATAACTTTGTGCACGTCAACCTGTGGCCGCTTGCCGGATCGGGGCACGGCGATCACGGCGGTCATGGTTTGACATTCCACTTTGTCGTCAACGATATCTTGATGGCGTTGTTCTTTGCGATCGCCGCCAAAGAGGTATGGGAATCGATCTTGCCGGGCGGTGCACTCTCGAATATGCGGACCGCGGCAACGCCTTTGTTGGCGACTGCCGGCGGTGTCGTCGGTCCTTCGGTCGTCTATCTGGTAGGTGCCGTTGCCGTGGGACAATACTCCGAGCTTGGCAACGGCTGGGCGATTCCCTGTGCGACCGATATTGCGTTCAGCTATCTGATTGCCCGATTGATATTCGGCAACGGTCATCCGGCCATTTCATTCCTGCTGTTGCTGGCGATCGCCGACGATGCGCTGGGGCTGGCCATCTTGGCGGTGTTCTATCCGTCCAGCGAGGTCAGTCTTGCCTGGTTGGGGCTGACCGCGATCGCCGTCGCGACGGGCTTGGGTTTCAAACGCAGCGGCATACGCAATTTCTGGTGGTATTTGGCGATCCCGGGAATCATGAGCTGGGTGTCGTTTTACATGGCCGGCATACACGCGGCACTGGGTTTGGTTCCGATCATCGCCACCTTGCCCCATGCCAACACCGACGCGGGGATCTTTGCTGAAAGCGGCGAAGAAACGGATACGTTGAACCAGTTTGAGCATTGGTGGAAAGAACCGGTCGAGCTGATTTTGGGTCTGTTCGCCCTGGTCAACGCCGGCGTCGTGTTGTCGAGCGTCGGCGCGGGAACCTGGCTGGTGACGATGGGGCTGTTCGTGGGCAAACCCCTGGGAATCTTCGCTTTCAGCTACTTTGCGGTTCGGGTGTTGAAACTCGATTTGCCCGGCGGCATGAATCTCAAGCACGTCGCGGTGATCGGTTGCATCGCCAGTTTAGGGTTCACCGTGGCCCTGTTCGTCTCGACCGCTGCGTTCCCCAATCCCGGACCGATCCAAGACTCCGTCAAGATGGGCGCGTTGCTGAGTTTTCTGGCCCCGGTCAGTGCCTTGGCAACGGCCTGGTTGATGGGCATTCGCCCGGCGTTCTTGGGCGGTGAAGAAGAGGGCAAGGTGTAA